Within Triticum dicoccoides isolate Atlit2015 ecotype Zavitan chromosome 1B, WEW_v2.0, whole genome shotgun sequence, the genomic segment tcgtgggccagtagaaaccatggcggaaatccTTGGCCACCAGGGACCTCGAGGCGGCGTGGTGCacgcactcgccctggtgtatgtcAAGGAGGATCTCTATGCCCTTGTCCTGCTCGAAGCAGCATTGGAAGACGCCCGTCGAGCTGTGCTTGACGAgcttgttattgatgatgctgtaggcggacgcccgacgCTGAATTTGCCGGGCCTCAGTCTCTTCCATGGGGAGGATCCCCTTCTCCAGGAACTCTGTGATTGGCAGGGCCCATGATGGTGTCGTCACCACGACGAAGACGGCCACCATGATGGGCTCTGGGCCAGCAGCCGCCGGGCCAGAAGCAGCCCCGGGGTCGGGGATGGCAGCGGCCGGGTTGAGTAGGGCAGCCCCTCGGCCGGTTTcagcagtccctgggccgggtttCGCAGCCCCCGGGATCAGGTCGGGGTCGACATTGGCTGGGTCGGACGCGGCAGTCCCTGGGCTGGGATCGGCAGTCCCCGGGCCAGGTTTTGCGGCTTCTGGGCCCGGGATGGAGACGGCAGCCCCCGAGCTTGGGCCTACGACCGCTGGGTCCGTGCCGGGGAGGGGCGCGGTCGGGTCGTCCGGGACGAAGATGGACTTGGAGTCCGGAGATGGCTTGACGGATAGCTAATGCAGGTGGGAGACGCCGGACGGAATGACATGCCAGGATGAGCTGATCTTGGCTAGGGCGTCAACGACTTTGTTCTCTgcgcgcgggacgtggaggaactcgcagtcGTCGAAGAAGTCGGAGAGCTGCtagatgaggaagcggtagctggCTATGTTGGCGTctcgggcgtcccactcgccggagcattgttgtaccaccaagtccgagtctccgtagcacaggatgcgccggatgttgagttccttggcaagccagagGCCGTGCGCAAGGGCTTCGTACTCGACAACcttgttggaggtggcaaagtggatctggagcgcgtagcgaAGCCGGTTGCCCTTCGGGGATGACAGCATGATGTCGGCTCCCAAGCCGgaacgcatcttggagccatcaaagtgcatgcgccagtgcGTTGAATCCGGTGGCGGCAGCAGGTACTGGGTttctccagtcgacgaggaagtcggccagggcttgggacttgatcgtggtgcgtggctcgtagaggatggtatgGCCGGCTAGCtcgatcgcccacttggcgacctggCCAGAGGCATCTCGGTAGCCCATGATTTTGCCGATGGGGGTCATGCTGACCACGGCGACGACATGCTCTTGTAAGTACTGCTTCAGTTTCTTGGAGGGGAAGTAcacaccgtaacacatcttctggtagtgcgggtagttctgcttggaggcggagagAACATCGCTTAGGTAGTAGACCGGGCACTGGACTGAATGGAGCTTCCCTTCTTTGGTCGCTCGACCACTAGCAGCATGCTGACCGACCGTGAGGTGGTGGAAatgtagagcaacaacggctccttgtcggCTGGTGTGGCCAGGACGGTtgtggtggagagcatgcgcttgagatcCCAGAAGGCTTCGtctgcctggtcgttccactcgaacgatgccgtcttcttcatcagttgatacaggggcaaggccctatcgcccagccggctgagaaaccggttgaccgaggccaagcagctgGTGAATTTCTAGACATCGCACAGCCGGGCCAGCTTGCGCATGTGCTcgacggccttgatcttctccgggttcgcctcaatgtcgCGCTCCAAGACGAGGAAGTCGAGTAGCTTTTCGGCTGGcatgccgaaaacacacttttccgggttgagcttgatctggtacTCGcgcagattggcaaaggtttccatCAGGTCATCAAGGAGCGTGAGGTACTCCTGTGTCGGGGGTGTGCTCCAACCCACCGGCCCGGCCGGGCTCGCCGTCGCTCTCGGGCATTGAAGATCATCTTGCCTCCCTGCGCTGTGTGGTGACGGGCTCTCTTACCAAGCGCAAGTCCTCGGTTCGCAAGTTCTCTGCTCGTAGTAGGGCCTCCTCTGGGACCAAGTTGTCAGCGGCGGGCCTTTGTCACCGTCTTGATGGTGACATGGGCGACGTGGCGGGTCTGGCGTCTCCAATGGAGGCTCGTGCTTATCCAATCCGCTCTCCCTCCTCTACGGCGTGCAAAAGTGGTCGGATCCGCGACAGCGGCATGCGGGTGGCTGACAAGGCGGCAAGGCGTGCTGTGGCCCGTGATCTTCCTGCTTCAGGTACCCTCCCGCCCCTTCTCCGCTGGTTCATAGTATTTCTTCCCCCACTAGGTTGGTTCTACCTTCTTACTCGGATGAGCACTTGTCTAAGGTTCTAGCGGATTCTGGCATCTCTCTTGATCATAATTTTGGAACGCCTTCTTCTCTGATCGCTCTTATTCGGGCCAATGAGGTGGCCCAGGCGGATTTGGCCAAGGCGAAAGAGGCCGCCGTGGCTCCTCCTGCCCCCTCAGTTGTGGCTGTTGGGGTTCCGAAGGAGGGGGGCTCTGCTAGCGGTGCTGTTCCCCAACCTGTTGTGAAGAAGGGTGGTTCTAAACGTGCGAAAGCCTGCTTGGCACCCTGCAGGTCGAGTTTGCACATTAAAAATCTCTCTTTCAAATGAAAGCCCTTTTCTGGAATATCAGAGGCTTcggcgctcgggggcgccgggacCAAATTAAGGATATTGTCAGGGGTGATAATATTGACTTGATTGGCCTAGTCGGAACTTTCAAAACCTCCTTTTCTCCTCATGAGCTCTCTTCTTTTGTGGGGGCTGATCGCTTTGATTGGAACTTCCTTCCCTCATCTGGCCACTCGGGCGGTATTCAGTTAGGATCGAAACGTGATGTTTTTGATTTTGTCACCTTTGATCATGGCATCTTCTGGGCCAGTtccgtgcttttccaccaccagctCAATTCGCTTTGGGAATTTATGGTTGTTTATGGCCCGGTGGATCACTCCCTCTCCCCTATCTTCCTGGACGAAATCTCGAACAAAGTCGATGCTTGCTCCCTTCCCCTTGTGATCGGAGGCGACTTTAATTTGCTCCGCTCGCCTGCGGGTAAGAACAATAATATATTTTCTTGGACTTTGGCCGATGCTTTTAATGAGTTCATTAGCTCCTGCGCCCTTCGTGAGATCCCTAGGGTGGGTTCCAGGTTTACTTGGACTAACCATCAAGTTTCCCCTATCCGCTCCGTTCTGGACCGAGGCCTTGTGTGTTCGACTTGGGACTCGCTCTTCCCTCTTGCTACGCTTAAATCTAAGGCTATTGTGGGCTCGGATCATGCCCCCTAATCCTTGATGGTGGGATTCGACCCGTCTCCTCCCCTCCTAGGTTTGAGTTTGACGCGTCTTGGCTCCTTATTGATGGCTTTATCGACCTCCTAGGCTCTAAAATTAGTGGCTTCCTATTGGCACCCCATCGTTCCTTCGGGCCCTTGGATGACTGGCACAATTGCTTGGCCCTGCTGCGTAAATTCCTCCGTGGTTGGTCCCATAACCAGTCGGCCCAGGACCACAGAGAAAAGGCCCTTCTCCTGGCCCAGATTGAGGCCCTTGATTCTCGAGATGATGTTTCTGGCCTTTCTGATTCTGATTGGACCCTCCGCTTCTCCCTCGAACGCTCTCTGATGCAGATACACCGCCTGAATGAGATTTATTGGCGCCAGAGGGGTTCGATTAATTGGTTGCTTAAAGTTGATTCCCCCACTGCGTATTTTTTTTCTATTGCGAATGGGAGGCGGCGCCAATGTCTTATTCATAGCCTGATTATAGACGGGGTACGGTCTTCTGACCAAGGCGTCATCCTCAACCATGTTGTGGcatttttttcttctctcctcTCTGCCAAACCTGACCAGGGGTTCAAGCTATCTTCTAATTTCTGGGACCAGGGGGCTTTGGTCTCCGCGGATGAAAATTCGAATTTGATGATCCCTTACTCTGAAGAGGAGATCTTCTCTTCGATCACTAAATCGAACCCTAATTCTGCCTCGGGCCCGGACGGCTTCTCCATTCCTTTCTTTAAACAATTCTGGCCTGTTCTAAAAGAGCTTATATGTGTAGTCATTCAAGGTTATTGTCTGGGGACAGTAGATATATCCAGGCTCAACTATGCGGTCATCTTCCTGATTCCTAAAATTAAGGGTGCCGATCTTATTTCTCAGTTTAGACCTATTGTGCTAATTAATAACTTCGCCAAATTCCCTGCCAAATGTCTAGCTTCTCTCCTTACCCTGGTGGCTCATCGGACCCTCTCCCTTACTTAGTCAGCTTTTGTCAAGGGTCGTTTCATTCTCGATGGGGTCCTTTGCTTGCATGAGATTATTCATGACATCCATAAATCTGGCAGCAAGGCTGTTATTCTAAAATTGGACTTTGAAAAGGCCTAGGATTCGGTTAGTTGGAGCTTTATTAAGCAAGTTCTTCTGGCTAAAGGTTTTGATAGTGGGGTGGTTCACCGTATTATGCAGTTGGTCATGGGGGGCCATACTGCCATTAATGTCAATGGGAGAGTTAGTAATTTCTTTAAGAACTCTAGAGGCCTCCGGCAAGGCGACCCAGCCTCGCCCATTCTCTTTAACTTTGTGGCGGACGCTCTTTCTAATATCTTATCTAGAGCCGCGGAGGCTGGTCATATTTCTCCTGTTAGCACCTTCAATACGCTGACGACACTATTATTTTGGTGGAACTGAACGACCACTGCATTGCCCATCTCAAATTTCTGCTCCTTTGCTTCGAAGCTCTCTCGGGTCTCCAGATCAACTTCTCCAAAAGTGAAGTCATTGTCACTGGTGTGCCAGATACAgaggccttacgggtggcccacctcTTGAACTACTCTCTTGGCTCGTTCCCCATTAAGTACTTGGGTCTACCCATCTCCTCTGGCAAGCTCCTTGCCAAAGATTTTGCTCCTACGGTGGCCAAGGTGGGTAATCGTGTTATGCCCTGGAGGGGCAGGTACAACACTCAGGCGGGTAAAGTGGACTTGATTAATGCGTGCCTCTCATCTCTTCCGATGTTCTTGATGGGCTTTTACCTTCTTTCTATGGGAACCCATGCGGGCTTTGATAAACATAGAGGTGCCTTTTATTGGAACACGGCTGATAACAAGCACAAATATCGCTTGGTCAAATGGGACCATATTTGTAAGCCAAAAAGCCTTGGGGGGCTGGGCATTATTAATACTCTCGTTATGAACAAGTGTCTGAtcatcaaatggtggtggaagatcatgaccatctcccaggATAAGCCCCTCTGGTTCAACATTCTCAAAGCAAAGTACTTTCCCTCTTCTAGCCCAATGTTTGCGCTGGCCTCTGGGGCTTCCCAATTCTGGATGAATTTGGTTAAGCTCAGGCCTATCTTTCAAGGCCTTGTCAAATTCGTTGTTCACAATGGCAGGTCCACCAGGTTTTGGCTTGATTGGTGGTGTGGCTCCTCTTCGCTGGCTACTGCTTTTCCTGTTCTTTTTTCGTACTGCCCGGACCCTGAGATCTCAATCTTTGAGCTCGCGTCGTCTAATTGGGACCTGCGTCTGCGTCGTTCCCTCTCTCCCGcagagttggaagattggcagcGTCTTGTTGCTCTCTTCCCTTCGCTCTCGGAGGAGGAATACACGGTTGTTTGGCCCCACTCCCCCTCTGCGCGCTTCTCGGTTAAATCCCTCTATGGTAAGCTCATTGCTGGGTCCTCCACCTCCAAATTCAAATGGATCTGGAGGGATCGTATCCCTCCTAAGGTCAAGGTTTTCCTCTGGCAAGCCTCCCGTGGGCGTCTGCCGACGGGTGACCAAATTCGCAAGCGTAATGGCCCGTGATCTGATAGGTGTGCTCTATGTGGTTTGAGAGAAGACTCGTCTCATATCTTCTTCAACTGTGTGTTGGCTAATCTGTTTTGGTGTTGTATCAGATCCTGGCTGCATGTTTCCTGGGCTCCGACCTCCTTTTCTGACTTGCGCATCTTGGTTAGCTCTTTGGTTGGGGCCCAGAGGCGATTGTTTTGGGTGGGCTTCGCTGCCATGTGCTGGTCCCTTTGGACGACGAGGAATAAATTTACCATCGAGCATGTTTTCCCTGCTAAGCCTTCTGATTGCTTATTTAAAACCTGTATATtcctgcagcagtggagatcattgactaaggaggaAGACAGGGACGCCCTCGATGCCATGTTGGCCAAGATCCGAAGCTCTGCTATCTCCATCTCCCCAGTTCAAGCAGGCACCTAGGCGTTGGTGGTCGGCTTTTGTTTTCTTTTATCTCCGGCCTGCGTGCCGTGTACTGGCCTGGGAGCCATGTACTTAGACTATTCTCTCATGTTTTCTGGGATGATACCTGTGCTTACTCTCCTGCTGCTCTCGTGGGTCTGTTTtaactctgcctggtggctttatttataaagtcgggctctgGCCTTTTATCTAAAAAAAAGCTTGGCGCACACGAAGCCACCACTCCTCCAAGTTGTCCTCCACTCTGGGGATGCCGACATGCACACGAAGCCGCCACTCCTCCAAGTTGTCCTCCACTGTGGGGATGCCGACATGGTCAGCCAGTGTAATGAAATATGTGTGCCACGCTTGTCGTGCATAAGCACATTGCATAAGTATGTGGGCGATAGTATCCTCTTCCTAGCGGCAATGAAGCAAGGGGCGTAGCGACTTGTAGCCCATGCCGGAATCGATGGTCGGAGGTCCAGACTCGGTATTAAATAGCAAGCCATATGAAGATTTTGCATTTAAGTGGCGGCCATTTTTGGTAGATACAGTGAGCAGTGGGCAAACAAATCATGCCCTGTCATAGCATTTTGTAGGTAGATTGCGCCGAGTACTGTCCATTCAAACTCCATCTCCATGAGAAAACATCCTAGCACTATTTAGCTGTATGTTATTGACGGCGGACCAAATGTTCGAGAATTGTTGTAGACCTTGCAGACCGGCATCCTCGTTGAAGAACACTATTCAATTTGCATATGCTCCGTTTTCAACAGCCCTATTCATGAGCAGCCTGTCCAGACAAGCCCGACCCGAAAGCCCGGCATCCGATCCAGCCATGGGCTCAACTTTGTCGTCCGAAGCCCAAACAAAGGCCGAATGAGTTTTAAATAATTGTTTTAATTTAAAAATAGGTACAGTACTATATTTCAATAACCTGGAAGTAATTACTTTAAATAAGAAGGGTACTGTTCAAATGTTTCTGGCCGGGCCGGATCTGGGTTTGATATTCTTGCTTCGGGCTTTGTCAAGCCCGGCCCGTCCAAGGGCATGATCTGGTTCCAGGAAGCCCAATGCTTGCTTTCCAGTTCGGGGCTGTGTCCACGTCAGTGATCCGAGGCACTTACCCCTCCACCAATCAGCGCTCACCTCTCCTCCCCTATAAAATCGAACACCCACCCCGCTCCATTCCCCACACCATCTCAGTCCCCACCTTTCCCTTCCAGCAAACTCACGCAACCCCACCCGAAGCTCCCAACCCCACCCGAAGCGGCCGCCATGGCCCCCAAGGCAGACAAGAAGCCGGCCGCCGAGAACAAGGTGGAGAAGGCGGCGGAGAAGACCCCGGCGGGCAAGAAGCCCAAGGCAGAGAAGCGGCTGCCGGCGGGCAAGACGGCGTCcaaggaggccggcggcgaggcgaAGACGAGGGGCCGGAAGAAGGGCAGCAAGGCCAAGAAGGGCGTGGAGACTTACAAGATCTACATCTTCAAGGTGCTGAAGCAGGTCCACCCCGACATCGGCATCTCCTCCAAGGCCATGTCcatcatgaactccttcatcaacgACATCTTCGAGAAGCTCGCCGGCGAGTCCGCCAAGCTCGCCCGTTACAACAAGAAGCCCACCATCACCTCCCGGGAGATCCAGACCTCCGTCCGCCTCGTCCTCCCCGGCGAGCTCGCCAAGCACGCCGTCTCCGAGGGCACCAAGGCCGTGACCAAGTTCACATCCTCCTAGACTGACCCTGCGTCGCTTGCTGTCACCTGCTTGTGGTCGCTGACTCTGCTTATGTATCTGCAAGTAGTGGTAGGAGTGGTCGTCTGTGTGCCAACGCTTTGTTGGCTAGTTGGTTGTGGGAACTGAAGTTGCTGATCTATTTGAATGTTATTGTTTCAAGTAGTAGTACTTTTGCTGAATTTCAGGGGAATCGCTGAATGCTTGCTGTCGCCTCGTTGGTGTGAGAACTGAATTTTGTCATGCCAACTGAGATTCAGAGAAGTCAGAGATAGTTATGCATTTCTGTATTGGTAATTTCGAGTTTTACTAGGTGCTTAAACTAATCTCTGCCATGTTTGTGCTTTCATTTCGTAACGTGCAGATTCTTGAATCTTGATCCTCCATTAGGTTCCATTTCTGCATTAGGGGCAGAGCCTAGTCTTGTTCAGTCGCCCGGGCATAGTGAACCTAGTCTTGTTCAATCCTCCACCATTGACTTACCATATCAGCAACAGTTTGGTGTTATACATGAGCATGTTACTCTGAAAATATCAAATGCGAGTTGTTTTCTAGAAAAATGAAATGCAAGTTGCCGTCCATTTCTTGTACTGAACAAGATGATGCTCTAGAGCGATGCTTCTTTGCTTTATTTCCTCGCTGCCCACTGAAGAAACCTTACATGCCTTCTGTGCACATTTGGTGTACCATGGAGCTGAAGCTATCATCTTGTCCTGCGACTGAAATAGCAGCGTCAGACTTGGCTGCGGTACAAAATGTTCTGCATTGCCAAACCGACCAGTCTGTTTTGTTTATCTTGGATTACTTATTTTTCTTAATCTTCAAAGTCCAATACATGTGCAGTCATTTTTTAGTAGCTCACATAAAAAGGCATTTCATCATGAACTTCGCAGACAAGCATCAATATGTATATgtgtatttttttcagaattttttgaaacttaaaattttgttttttgAAGTTTCCAAATAGAGGGCTCCATGAAGCTCAAGCTCCATTAGGCATTTCTGGTTTACTCCCTAAAAGAAAACTACTTTCAGAACCACCTGAACTTTTTTGAAATACCTGAAGGTTTCCATATTGTTTAGTGCTAGACTGTTAAGTGATCTAACTTGTCACTTGTTAGGAAAAGCAAGTACCCTTGCTTAAATTATTGGGAAAGTAGTGGCCGCACCCAAGACTTTGACAATGGCGAGTTTATTATTTACTCAGCTCTCATAGTCAAGTCAACTGTTCATCTCCCTAAAAAAAGTCAACTGTTCATCTCCGGAGGTTATGTATGTCATTGTTCATCTCATCAAACCCCATCAAAATAGTTTATGTAGTTCTCCCAGTGTAAAGTAACAATATACTTTTTTTAAAGGGATAAttggttttatgcccctagttgtgtcccactcgaccGGATTTCCCCTAATTTCCAAAAGCCAGCGGTTCTGTCCAACCCACTTTGGTCGTcttgtgcttttgccctttgaccatttgaccgtcactttgaaaacttcataactaattcatactaattcggaaaaatgcaaataagataccaaaatgttcggaaaaacatcacctgtatgtcaatgtcacttgcattcatgacaaaagtgttggtaagtgcccatccgagttttagctcttatcacaccaccatgaatagtaaaatcttaaaaagttcaaaaaaaaataatcttgccatgacttccacaaatgtcattccctgatgaaacctggcaagcacttaaaacatttgtcattctttgacaTCAAATtgttttggattttttttgaactttttaagattttactgttcatggtggtgtgataagagctaaaactcggatgggcacttaccaacacttttgtcatgaatgcaagtgacattgacatacatgtgatgtttttccgaacattttggtatcttatttgcctttttctgatttagtatgaattagttatgaagttttcaaagtgacggtcaaacggtcaaagggcaaagcaCAAGACGACCAAAGTGGGTTGGACACAACCACTGGCTTTTGAAAATTAGGGGCAATCctgtcgagtgggacacaactaggggcataaagccAGTTATCCCTTTTTTAaataactaaagtagtgatctaaaaagtcttgtattagtttacagagggagtactactcaaaGTGTTTTGTGAAGTTTGATGAGGTGTCTGAAAATATTTGCTTTGGTATTGGTTTCAAGCAAATATGTTAATCTCATTTGAGAAGACGTTTCTATACACCCATTCTTGAAACAGACTTTGGCAACCTTTATAAATAAAGCGAAACACCACATCCAAACATCAAGACCAAATGTAGAAGAAAACACTGTTCAAGAAATTGTTAACTGGTAGTTGGTCGGTCGGTGCAGGAGTAGCGATTAATCGGTGAATCGGCCTATTAACTGGATTAACCGGTAGATTGAATAGGAACTTGCCAACATATATCTAGTTTTTTATGTACTATACCATACTCTCATGCTCCCAGTTATGTAATACACCAAAAATTGATGTCGTACACATATAAATAGCATAGAGAGGAGGTAAAATTACTAATCCTAGCTATTAAGGAGCGGGATGAGGCTGGAAGGGGTTATGGGCCAAACAATTTGGGCTTTGTTTGCCCACCCATTAATGGGCCATCGGGGATTAATTGGCCTAACAACTGATTAATCGGCCAATTAATTGGCCTGACAAGTTAACCCGGTGAATAGTGCTATTCGATTCCACCATGCTATGAGTAGCGATTAACTGACCCATTAACTGATTAACCGGGTGAATTCTTGAACAGTGGAAAAAAATAACAAGTCTGCCGGAGCAACACCACAAACATGCCAAAAAGTAAAAGAAAGGGTGATACAAGGCTCCATGGAGTTGACAAATAATGCATTGGTGATCTATTTCCTTTGAGTCGTAGAGAGTGGCGGAGCTAGAATCTCAACTTTGGGGTGCCATGGTTCAGAGTTTACACTAAAAATCATCATAATACTCATAATTAGTCTTAAAATAGCACCAGTTTGATAGTATTAGTATTAAGTACTTAAATATGTTGGTTTCTCTCCATCTTCATTAATAATCAGTGGCGGAGCTAGAGAAAAAGAATGAGGGGGCTGAGTGTTACTGAGCCTTGTCAGGGAGGGCCAACACACCATAATACACCATTTCCATACCAAATAATCACTTGTTCGTATGTATATTAGGCTTAAATCAATTGTGTTAGGAGGGTGAGGGCCCTTGCTGGCCCCCCTTGTCTCCGCCACTGTTAATAATGCTGAGATTAAACTCTTTGCACAAGCATTAGAAATTTAAACCTTGTCAAAAAATAGAAATTTCGAAGTCAAGTAAATGTTCGAGATTTTCAGGATTTTATTAGACCCATAAAACCTAACAAACTCTGCAATAGagaatttttttgatttattttcagGACCCATGAAATCCAAATGAGTTACAACTGATGCTGGTATTAGTGTGAAACTGATGGATGACCCACCTTAATTAGCATCTTCCATGCGGTGGCgaatagcttactttgttgggttcACATTTTGGAACGAATCAAGAATGCTATGCTTTGCTTCCCTGCTCTTTTTTAGCGTAGGGAAGATGGAACCAAAATCATCGACAAACATCGGAGgtttagagcatctacagctgggTGCCCCAAACCGGCCTCAAACGCTCAGGCGACTCGTCTGATCACTGACCGATCACGAAAAATTGACCCATCTGGAAGCCTTAAACCGGCCTCAAACGCCCTGGTTGTCCGACACCCTTCATATCCAACCTAAATATGGGACGGCCCAGTCGCGTCCGCCACGTCGGAGCTAACAGGCCCGGCCCACCACTGACCCCATGGTTGCCCCACAAAAAATCACATTCGGCTCCTCGCTCAGAACCCTAGTTCACCCACTTCCCTTTCTTGCTCtgtcctctcctctcccctcttcgaTTCCGATCCATTCCGGTGCAATGTCCAGCTCTGGCAGCTAATCCGTCTCCTCCGTGTGGGCAACGTTGGGTGCTAGTCCCTGCTCCGCCGGCCCGCACGCGCACTCCAAAATTGGAGGTGCGTGACGCCCACCACGTGAGAGAACAAGCAAGGGAGAGGGAAGCGACGGAGCGATACGTATCATGGTGTCGCTTGTAAAGTGTTCGTGGTTTCGCTTGCATGAAAGTGTTGGGAAACCAAGACCACCATGATTGTTCTGTACAAAAAGTGTTGGGAAACCAAGACCAACATGAATAGAACACTTGCCTTTTTGTACAAGCGGTGGAGCGATATGAAAGTGTTGGGAAACCAAGACCACCATGATTGTTCTATACAAAAAGGCAAGTGTTTCCTTTAACGAGA encodes:
- the LOC119349311 gene encoding histone H2B.2-like is translated as MAPKADKKPAAENKVEKAAEKTPAGKKPKAEKRLPAGKTASKEAGGEAKTRGRKKGSKAKKGVETYKIYIFKVLKQVHPDIGISSKAMSIMNSFINDIFEKLAGESAKLARYNKKPTITSREIQTSVRLVLPGELAKHAVSEGTKAVTKFTSS